The Podospora pseudocomata strain CBS 415.72m chromosome 3, whole genome shotgun sequence genome window below encodes:
- a CDS encoding hypothetical protein (COG:M; COG:N; CAZy:GT2_Chitin_synth; EggNog:ENOG503NU7V), whose product MALNLPPMGGKDGGAHTQPSLPSLPNHLQSDSHATSHFASRFHVGLPITRLSSHGFIALNTFSTSNKGDGTKDGCAAAAADDLAERTLLRLGYRSENQAVLFLGETGSGKTTVRSHLLTSILNRSSTPLSQKISLAAYVFDTLTTTKTATTPTASKAGLFYELQYNTESTTTPILAGAKLLDHRLERSRIADVPTGERNFHVLYYLLAGTGPAEKTHLGFDVPATHRWRYLGHPTQLKVGINDAEGFQLFKTALRKLEFPRSEIAELCQIMAAILHIGQLEFETSSSTTVTGDESGGFSHEGAQTSTTVKNKDVLGIVAAFLGVSSVELQTTLGYKTKMIHKERVTVMLDPQGARGNANELARTLYSLLVAYIIETINRKLCADEGTFSNTISIIDFPGFQQQSTTGSTLDHLLTNAANEALYNLTLQNFFDRKGEILETEEVVVPSTSYFDNSDAVKGLLKPGNGLLSILDDQTRRHRTDIQLLESFRKRFEGKNPAIQVGASQAKLPGSNFYTTNDAASFVVKHFAGEVDYPIKGLVEENGEVISGDLMNLIRQSKSEFVARLFGQEALQTVVHPQERQTVMQASVSSKPMRAPSIMSKRGRPGAARQPRVLPVPERGDASDQGSEVGEGKGAGSVMGSEQGASGQFLAALDNVTRAFNAPGTNCYFVFCLKPNDRRIANQFDTKCVRAQVQTFGISEISQRIRSADFSLFLPFGEFLGLADAQTVLVGSEREKVEMVVEDKRWPSNEVAIGATGVFLSERCWMEIAQLGDGFSQGPYTDGGDGVSNPFLSKERLPLSAGATPGSIPSEKKAGYFGSNDVDARSDAGVSVMGNGDMFQNLETREQMAERGNEKTMEEVEVYKDSPSRKRWVFVVYFLTWFIPDFLIRWLGRMSRKDVRMAWREKLAINMIIWFSCLVAAFFIVGFPMLICPRQHVYSPEELSRYDGKDDNPAYAAIRGQVFDIGAFYPRHYPGRDVLPEKMLKQYGGMDITGLFPVQVSAVCQGQYGEIDPAVQLDYRNTNLTGSANILNREDTNWKYHDFRHFTNDSRPDWFSQQMRMLRDSGYKVGNIGYSAEYVRTLANKGEAIAILDGRVYDMTRYLKGGRGQRNPLGEPEPTDREASEFMHEQVVGLFSGRSGEDVSALWEGMDLDAGMKSRMRLCLDNLFYVADVDTRSSAQCKFSEYLVLSISIMLASVIAFKFFAALQFGTKNIPENLDKFVMCQIPAYTEDEESLRRAIDSAARMRYDDKRKLLVIVCDGMIIGQGNDRPTPRIVLDILGVSETVDPEPLSFESLGEGQKQHNMGKVYSGLYEVQGHIVPFLVVSKVGKPSEVSRPGNRGKRDSQMIIMRFLNRVHYNLAMSPLELEMYHQIRNIIGVNPTFYEYLLQIDADTVVAADSATRMVSSFLDDTRLIAVCGETALTNAKSSFVTMIQVYEYYISHNLSKAFESLFGSVTCLPGCFSMYRIRAAETGKPLFVSREIIEGYATIRVDTLHMKNLLHLGEDRYLTTLLLKYHSKYKTKYIFSAHAWTIAPDSWTVFLSQRRRWINSTVHNLMELIPLNQLCGFCCFSMRFIVFIDLMSTIVQPVTIAYIVYLIVMVTQKATVIPVTAFVLLGAIYGLQAIIFILRRKWEMIGWMVLYVLAIPVFSFALPLYAFWHMDDFNWGNTRVIAGEDGKKVVISDEGKFDPSSIPRKKWEEYQAELWEAQTSRDDARSEVSGFSYATKHPVAVSEYGYVPSRPVSTTGYHQNQSRMSLAASEMLMAGNRQSQFGGSQFLGVGAGSQQELEMTNLAGMPSDEALLAEIREILRTADLMTVTKKQIKMELERRFGVPLDGRRAFINSATEAILSGNL is encoded by the exons ATGGCTCTCAACCTCCCGCCCATGGGCGGGAAAGACGGAGGGGCCCACACACAACCGTCGTTGCCCTCATTGCCCAACCACCTGCAGTCCGACAGCCATGCCACCTCCCACTTTGCCAGTCGTTTCCACGTCGGCCTCCCCATCACACGCCTCTCCTCGCACGGCTTCATTGccctcaacaccttctcaacctccaacaagGGGGATGGCACCAAGGACGGGTGCGCCGCGGCTGCTGCCGATGATCTCGCCGAGAGGACGCTGCTTCGGTTGGGATACCGATCAGAAAACCAGGCCGTCTTGTTCCT AGGTGAAACTGGATCTGGAAAGACCACTGTTCGCTCGCACCTTCTGACCTCGATTTTGAACCGGTCGTCCACTCCCCTGTCCCAAAAAATCTCTCTCGCCGCCTATGTCTTCgacacgctcaccaccacaaagaCCGCGACGACGCCAACCGCGTCCAAGGCTGGTCTGTTTTACGAGCTCCAGTACAACACAGAATCCACCACGACCCCTATTCTTGCCGGTGCCAAGCTCCTGGACCACAGATTAGAACGGAGCAGGATAGCGGATGTTCCCACGGGTGAGCGCAACTTCCACGTGCTGTACTATTTGTTGGCGGGTACGGGCCCGGCCGAAAAGACGCATCTTGGCTTCGATGTGCCGGCCACGCACAGATGGAGGTACCTTGGTCACCCAACACAGCTCAAGGTTGGAATCAACGATGCCGAGGGTTTCCAGCTCTTCAAGACGGCTCTGAGGAAGCTCGAGTTCCCTCGGAGTGAGATTGCCGAGCTTTGCCAAATCATGGCGGCCATTCTGCACATTGGCCAGCTCGAGTTTGAGACGTCTTCTAGCACAACGGTGACTGGTGATGAGAGCGGTGGTTTCTCCCACGAAGGTGCTCAGACGTCTACTAcggtcaagaacaaggatgTTTTGGGTATTGTTGCCGCATTCTTGGGTGTCAGCTCGGTGGAGCTTCAGACGACTCTTGGGTACAAGACCAAGATGATTCACAAGGAGAGAGTCACGGTCATGCTCGACCCACAGGGCGCGAGAGGGAATGCCAACGAGCTCGCCCGGACGCTCTACTCGCTTCTGGTGGCCTACATCATCGAGACGATCAACCGCAAGCTCTGCGCTGATGAGGGCACGTTCtccaacaccatctccatcattgACTTCCCTGGCTTCCAGCAACAGTCTACCACCGGCTCGACCTTGGACCACCTTCTCACCAACGCCGCCAACGAGGCTCTGTATAACCTTACCCTCCAAAACTTCTTTGACCGCAAGGGGGAGATCCTCGAGACcgaagaggtggttgttcCATCAACCAGCTACTTTGACAACTCGGACGCCGTCAAGGGCCTTCTCAAGCCCGGCAACGGCCTCTTGAGCATTCTCGACGATCAAACCCGTCGCCACCGCACCGATatccagcttctcgagaGCTTCAGGAAACGCTTCGAAGGCAAGAACCCAGCCATCCAGGTCGGTGCCTCCCAAGCCAAGCTTCCCGGTTCCAACTTTTACACCACAAACGATGCCGCCAGCTTTGTTGTCAAGCACTTTGCCGGCGAGGTCGACTACCCGATCAaggggctggtggaggaaaaCGGCGAGGTCATCTCTGGCGACCTGATGAACCTGATCAGGCAGAGCAAGAGCGAGTTTGTCGCCCGTCTGTTTGGCCAAGAGGCGCTGCAGACGGTGGTGCACCCTCAGGAGAGGCAGACTGTCATGCAGGCGTCTGTCAGCTCCAAGCCGATGCGCGCGCCCAGTATCATGTCCAAGCGCGGGCGCCCAGGTGCGGCGCGTCAGCCTCGCGTTTTGCCTGTTCCTGAAAGAGGGGATGCCTCTGATCAGGggagtgaggttggtgagggcaAGGGAGCGGGTTCTGTCATGGGCTCGGAGCAAGGGGCGTCGGGGCAGTTTTTGGCTGCGCTGGACAACGTCACGCGTGCTTTTAATGCTCCGGGCACGAACTGCTACTTTGTTTTCTGTCTCAAGCCGAATGATAGGAGGATCGCGAATCAGTTCGATACCAAGTGTGTGCGGGCTCAAGTCCAGACGTTTGGTATCTCTGAGATCAGCCAGCGGATTCGGTCTGCTGATTTTAGCCTGTTCCTGCCGTTTGGGGAGTTTTTGGGACTTGCTGATGCGCAGACAGTGCTGGTGGGGAgtgagagggagaaggttgagatGGTTGTGGAGGACAAGAGGTGGCCGAGCAATGAGGTGGCTATTGGTGCTACTGGTGTGTTTCTCAGTGAGAGGTGCTGGATGGAGATTGCCCAGCTGGGTGACGGCTTCTCGCAGGGGCCGTATACGGATGGCGGAGACGGGGTGTCTAACCCTTTCCTGTCCAAGGAGCGGCTGCCATTGTCCGCGGGCGCTACTCCCGGTAGCATCCCAAGCGAAAAGAAGGCCGGTTACTTTGGCAGCAATGATGTGGATGCAAGGTCCGACGCTGGGGTCTCGGTCATGGGCAACGGCGACATGTTCCAGAACCTCGAGACGAGAGAACAGATGGCGGAGCGTGGCAACGAAAAGacgatggaggaggtcgaggtgTACAAGGACAGCCCGAGCCGCAAGCGTTGGGTGTTTGTCGTGTACTTCTTGACCTGGTTCATTCCTGACTTCTTGATCAGATGGTTGGGCCGCATGTCACGAAAGGATGTGCGCATGGCATGGAGAGAAAAGTTGGCCATCAACATGATCATCTGGTTCTCTTGTCTTGTTGCTGCCTTTTTCATCGTCGGTTTCCCCATGCTTATTTGCCCGCGCCAGCACGTCTACAGTCCCGAGGAGCTTTCGCGGTATGATGGCAAGGACGACAATCCCGCCTATGCTGCCATTCGTGGCCAGGTCTTCGATATCGGTGCTTTCTACCCGCGCCATTACCCCGGTAGGGATGTTCTCCCTGAGAAGATGCTCAAGCAGTACGGCGGCATGGATATCACCGGTCTGTTCCCCGTGCAAGTCTCTGCTGTTTGCCAGGGCCAGTATGGCGAAATCGATCCTGCTGTCCAGCTAGACTAccgcaacaccaacctcaccggcTCTGCCAACATTCTTAACCGCGAGGATACCAACTGGAAATACCACGACTTCCGTCACTTCACCAACGACAGCAGACCGGACTGGTTCTCGCAGCAGATGCGTATGCTCCGTGATTCGGGATACAAGGTTGGAAATATCGGTTACTCGGCCGAGTATGTCCGCACACTTGCTAACAAGGGTGAGGCCATTGCTATCCTGGACGGCCGTGTCTACGACATGACTAGATATCTAAAGGGTGGTCGTGGCCAGAGGAATCCTCTTGGTGAACCCGAGCCTACTGATCGCGAGGCCTCCGAGTTCATGCACGAGCAGGTCGTCGGTTTATTCAGCGGACGCTCTGGCGAGGATGTCTCGGCCCTCTGGGAAGGGATGGATCTTGACGCTGGCATGAAGAGCAGGATGCGCTTGTGTCTCGACAATCTCTTCTACGTGGCCGATGTCGACACACGTAGCTCGGCGCAGTGCAAGTTCTCGGAATACCTCGTCCTGTCCATCTCGATTATGCTGGCTTCCGTTATCGCCTTCAAGTTCTTTGCTGCTTTGCAGTTTGGTACCAAGAATATCCCAGAGAATCTCGACAAGTTTGTCATGTGTCAGATTCCGGCTTATACCGAAGACGAAGAGTCTCTCCGTCGTGCCATCGATTCGGCTGCTCGCATGCGGTACGATGACAAGCGCAAACTGTTGGTTATTGTCTGCGATGGTATGATCATCGGTCAAGGCAACGATAGGCCCACCCCCCGTATTGTCCTCGATATCTTGGGTGTTTCTGAGACGGTCGACCCTGAGCCCTTGAGCTTTGAGTCTTTGGGTGAAGGTCAGAAGCAGCACAACATGGGCAAGGTTTATTCTGGTTTGTACGAGGTCCAGGGTCACATCGTTCCTTTCCTGGTCGTCTCCAAGGTCGGCAAGCCTTCTGAAGTCTCGCGGCCTGGCAACCGTGGCAAGCGTGATTCTCAGATGATCATCATGCGCTTCCTCAACCGCGTCCACTACAACCTTGCCATGAGCCCTCTCGAACTCGAAATGTACCACCAGATCCGCAACATCATTGGCGTCAACCCGACCTTTTACGAGTATTTGCTTCAAATCGACGCTGATACCGTTGTGGCTGCTGATTCGGCTACCCGCAtggtctcctccttcctcgacGACACCCGTCTCATTGCCGTGTGCGGTGAGACAGCCCTGACCAACGCCAAATCGTCCTTCGTCACCATGATCCAGGTCTACGAGTACTACATTTCTCACAACTTGTCCAAGGCCTTCGAATCCCTCTTCGGCTCCGTCACCTGCTTGCCCGGTTGTTTCTCCATGTACCGCATCCGCGCCGCCGAGACGGGCAAGCCACTGTTTGTCAGTCGCGAAATCATCGAGGGCTACGCCACCATCCGTGTCGACACGCTTCACATGAAGAACTTGCTGCACCTGGGTGAGGATCGCTACCTGACGACGTTGCTCCTCAAGTACCATTCCAAGTACAAGACCAAGTACATCTTTTCTGCGCACGCCTGGACCATCGCGCCCGATTCCTGGACTGTGTTTTTGTCCCAGCGCCGCAGATGGATCAACTCTACCGTTCACAACCTGATGGAACTTATCCCTCTGAATCAGCTCTGCGGCTTCTGCTGCTTCAGCATGAGGTTCATCGTGTTCATCGACTTGATGTCCACCATTGTCCAGCCTGTCACGATCGCCTACATCGTCTACCTCATCGTCATGGTCACCCAAAAGGCGACCGTCATCCCTGTTACCGCCTTTGTCCTTCTCGGAGCGATCTACGGCCTGCAGGCCATCATCTTTATCCTCCGTCGCAAGTGGGAGATGATTGGGTGGATGGTTCTGTACGTCCTCGCCATTCCCGTGTTCAGCTTTGCCCTGCCGCTGTATGCCTTTTGGCACATGGACGACTTCAACTGGGGCAACACTCGTGTCATCGCCGGCGAGGACGGCAAGAAAGTCGTCATTTCTGACGAGGGCAAATTCGACCCGAGCTCCATTCCAAGaaagaagtgggaggagtATCAGGCTGAGCTTTGGGAGGCGCAAACTTCGCGCGACGACGCGAGGTCAGAGGTGTCGGGTTTTTCGTATGCGACCAAGCACCCTGTTGCCGTGTCGGAGTATGGGTATGTGCCCTCCCGCCCGGTGAGCACGACGGGGTATCACCAGAACCAGAGCCGGATGAGCCTGGCGGCGTCGGAGATGCTCATGGCGGGGAACAGGCAGAGTCAGTTTGGGGGTAGCCAGTTTTTGGGTGTGGGTGCCGGGAGCCAgcaggagctggag
- a CDS encoding hypothetical protein (CAZy:GT2_Chitin_synth; EggNog:ENOG503NXHC; COG:M), which yields MANRMSMYSMASEPGLGPRGAGQQPSQVSTTTLLNAVHNIYLSGQSYRLDAGTSLVVNTWLTASLAGPDGRAGGTVDAALAARAWEHARRRAEDGCIILGSLHTSTPSLLRPFLSSLPVLIPPVLLTALSALEPFLRCVTPHNPSTPRQTALGVTLTLNLTGNLTAASIALAQGGIDTEKGLLRIPQEAGHRAFDVFYYLLTSASTPAEREFLGLKAASHYSLLARSGTYDPPSYLPTADDGAAADDFRSALKEIGIKGSSHRKFISTLAGLLKLGNTIDYNVDEDVLDDICEDVGGLLGLEPEILAKQCTTDDRSIFIGGLYEALVDWVIKKANETIAAQMGAEAGSRTPSANDDSGDTVCLTVLEVPDPNLGKAVAMRGIFDDTTGINAEMKQDGIEVAPAGSSVLREMQNAVAECGPELGIMVGTQGRERQHALEKREEVLEKIGHSAEDDGFIKQLLFPVPAEGINLGRIGRLDISAILGASRAWYHLSIHPTDESPASLAALPSVNSAWSAGTVSRQLRAWRLPEWANRRNKHLDFTADFDLDEFVQRFRALGCTEGRDGIESWILERGWSNGEVVVGSERVWMRENAWWEAETMLDIKPMEERLGSMPNMMPPTLGSGYSATGSGFFPPQQPFANSSFNGSHDQLVGVHQRNMSQPSVGGVQAMRAPSIAPTAMTGMQNATPGDYGLGTKGDTYKGQVFYNGVDQFAGDLDPDLAAGKHIEERPIETSRKIWVFVVWALTWWVPSPLLKWVGRMKRPDVRMAWREKLVLCFIIFFINAIIVFWIIFFGKLLCPNFDKAWTRNEVLNHNGEDDFWVSHRGKVYDITKFWKLNHGTSRQPTNREFMQPMGGADMDPYIEIPLLLACPRLGIEDDRVALRTNDSLIENANAIHKSGFGGTGRMADADWYTKRFLPRMKEFYHGELVWDSNKIKAAGREENKYWFIYEGKVYDLSDYFDTQQYNENIPRYTFLNTQLTNLVKNNPGEDLTEQITNIWAKANTTEGNNIGNTLNCLNNRFYVGTPDFRYSARCQVNNWILLGFSCMICAVILIKFVSALQFGSKRRPSPQDKFVICQVPAYTEGEDSLRKALDSLTALQYDNKRKLICVICDGVIVGEGNDRPTPKIVLDILGVDPKTDPPALPFKSVGAGSEQLNYGKVYSGLYEYEGNVVPYLVVVKVGKPSEQDKTKPGNRGKRDSQILLMSFLNRVHHRAPMSPLELEMFHQINNVIGVDPELYEYLFMVDADTCVREDSLNRLVAACANDAKIAGICGETSLQNEERSWWTMIQVYEYYISHHLAKAFESLFGSVTCLPGCFTMYRLRTADRGKPLIISDEVIRDYSDCHVDTLHKKNLLSLGEDRYLTTLMTRYFPYMSYKFIPDAYCQTAAPDKWSVLLSQRRRWINSTIHNLVELMFLPEMCGFCFFSMRFVVFIDLTGTIILPATCVYLGWLLYTVISGTGQFPLISIIMLAAVYGLQALIFILKRQWQHVGWMIIYILAFPIYSFILPIYSFWNQDNFTWGNTRIVIGESGKKQVVAVDDEGFDPRSIPLQRWDDYATMNGLPGRRGYNGEKVMDENMNVFNEQYEMDDMKSVYSSIRQPSVLTGLPGRGAGAYMPPTPSTPFTPGGPMTRTSTFAGATPYSDNPLAHRQSMLSMGTAAEMQRRHSNSPYQDYPGSRPSMTNLRTMTGTPPIGGGGNLAVPGGLAGNRMSTGTMLSGGPSRLGMHSDLGHASTGSFDFQRGLGQGPDEQAIVEAIRSVMREVDLDNVTKKQVRALVEQRLQCEITGVKRTFMDKEIDNELAAM from the exons ATGGCCAACCGCATGTCGATGTACTCGATGGCTTCAGAACCGGGGTTGGGGCCTCGAGGTGCCGGACAGCAGCCATCCCAggtttccaccaccaccctgctCAATGCCGTCCACAACATTTACCTCTCGGGACAATCGTACCGGCTCGACGCCGGGACTAGCCTCGTCGTCAACACATGGCTAACCGCCTCATTAGCAGGCCCGGATGGGCGCGCCGGAGGGACTGTTGATGCTGCCCTGGCAGCCAGAGCGTGGGAACATGCTCGCCGTCGCGCTGAAGATGGTTGCATTATTCTGGG GTCTCTTCACACCTCTACACCCTCGCTACTACGACCATTCCTATCCTCTCTCCCCGTCTTGATCCCTCCCGTTCTTCTCACCGCTCTCAGTGCCCTCGAGCCATTTTTGCGCTGCgtgacaccacacaacccatCGACCCCGAGACAAACGGCTCTTGGTGTAACCTTGACGCTGAACCTGACGGGTAACCTCACCGCGGCATCCATCGCCCTTGCCCAGGGAGGCATTGACACAGAGAAGGGTCTCCTTCGCATACCTCAGGAGGCCGGCCACCGTGCATTTGACGTGTTTTACTACCTTCTCACCTCTGCCTCCACGCCAGCCGAGAGGGAATTCCTTGGCCTCAAGGCGGCTTCTCACTACAGCCTCCTTGCTCGCTCCGGCACATATGACCCCCCATCATACCTCCCCACTGCCGATGACGGCGCTGCCGCTGATGACTTCCGGTCTGCGCTCAAGGAAATCGGCATCAAGGGATCCTCGCACCGCAAGTTCATCTCGACTCTCGCTGGTCTGTTGAAGTTGGGCAACACAATCGACTACAACGTGGATGAAGATGTTTTGGACGACATCTGCGAGGATGTCGGCGGTCTTCTCGGTCTGGAGCCTGAAATCCTGGCCAAGCAGTGCACCACCGACGACCGCTCCATCTTCATCGGTGGACTCTACGAGGCATTGGTCGACTgggtcatcaagaaggccaacgagACAATCGCCGCGCAAATGGGTGCCGAGGCTGGAAGCAGGACGCCCTCTGCCAACGACGACAGTGGCGACACTGTTTGCTTGACGGTGCTCGAGGTTCCTGACCCAAATCTGGGCAAGGCCGTTGCCATGCGTGGCATCTTTGATGATACCACCGGCATCAACGCCGAAATGAAGCAGGACGGCATCGAGGTCGCACCGGCTGGAAGCTCAGTTCTCCGCGAGATGCAGAACGCCGTGGCTGAATGCGGGCCCGAGCTTGGAATCATGGTTGGCACGCAAGGGAGGGAAAGGCAGCATGCGCtcgagaagagggaggaggtgctcgAGAAGATCGGCCACTCGGCTGAGGACGATGGCTTCATCAAGCAGCTTCTCTTCCCTGTGCCCGCCGAGGGCATCAACCTCGGCCGTATTGGTCGTTTGGATATCTCTGCCATTCTCGGCGCGAGCAGAGCGTGGTATCACCTTTCTATTCACCCCACAGATGAATCTCCAGCCAGCTTGGCTGCTCTCCCGTCTGTAAACTCTGCTTGGTCTGCCGGCACGGTATCTCGCCAGCTCCGGGCGTGGAGGTTACCAGAGTGGGCAAACCGCCGCAACAAGCACCTCGACTTCACGGCCGATTTCGACCTTGACGAGTTTGTGCAGCGGTTCCGCGCTCTTGGATGCACCGAGGGCCGTGATGGCATTGAAAGTTGGATTCTGGAGCGCGGATGGAGCAAcggcgaggtggtggttggttctgAGCGCGTCTGGATGAGGGAAAATGCCTGGTGGGAAGCGGAAACGATGCTGGATATCAAGCCCATGGAGGAGAGATTGGGAAGCATGCCTAACATGATGCCGCCAACACTCGGGTCTGGGTATTCTGCCACCGGCAGCGGGTTTTTCCCACCACAGCAGCCGTTTGCCAACTCGTCCTTCAATGGCAGCCACGATCAGCTTGTGGGTGTCCACCAGAGGAACATGAGCCAGCCCAGTGTTGGTGGCGTTCAAGCCATGAGAGCCCCATCCATTGCCCCCACCGCCATGACGGGCATGCAAAATGCCACCCCCGGTGACTATGGTCTCGGTACCAAGGGCGATACCTACAAGGGTCAGGTCTTTTACAATGGCGTGGACCAGTTCGCTGGTGATCTCGACCCTGATCTCGCCGCTGGAAAGCACATCGAGGAACGACCGATCGAGACATCCAGAAAGATCTGGGTGTTTGTCGTTTGGGCCTTGACGTGGTGGGTCCCATCACCTCTCCTCAAATGGGTTGGTCGTATGAAGCGACCTGACGTGCGGATGGCCTGGCGTGAAAAGCTTGTTCTctgcttcatcatcttcttcatcaacgccatcatCGTTTTCTGGATCATCTTCTTCGGCAAGCTACTCTGCCCCAACTTCGACAAGGCCTGGACGCGGAACGAGGTTCTTAATCACAACGGAGAAGATGACTTTTGGGTCAGTCACCGTGGCAAGGTATACGACATTACAAAGTTCTGGAAGCTCAACCACGGCACCTCGAGACAACCCACGAACAGGGAGTTCATGCAGCCTATGGGAGGCGCCGACATGGATCCCTACATCGAGATTCCGCTGCTGCTTGCCTGCCCCAGACTCGGCATCGAAGATGACAGAGTTGCTCTTCGGACCAACGACTCCCTGATTGAGAACGCCAACGCCATCCACAAGTCTGGCTTTGGTGGCACTGGTAGAATGGCGGATGCTGACTGGTATACCAAGAGGTTCTTGCCTCGCATGAAGGAATTCTACCACGGAGAGCTGGTCTGGGATTccaacaagatcaaggcgGCAGGCCGCGAGGAGAACAAATACTGGTTCATTTATGAGGGCAAGGTGTATGACCTGAGCGATTATTTTGACACCCAACAGTACAACGAGAACATCCCCAGATACaccttcctcaacacccagCTCACCAACCTGGTCAAGAACAACCCTGGCGAGGACCTCACTGAGCAAATCACCAACATCTgggccaaggccaacacgACAGAGGGCAACAACATCGGCAACACGCTGAACTGCCTGAACAACCGGTTTTACGTTGGGACCCCCGATTTCCGCTACAGCGCCAGGTGCCAGGTCAACAACTGGATTCTGCTCGGCTTCTCTTGCATGATCTGCGCTGTCATTTTGATCAAGTTCGTGTCTGCCTTGCAGTTCGGCTCCAAGAGACGCCCGTCCCCGCAGGACAAATTCGTGATCTGCCAGGTGCCCGCCTACACTGAAGGCGAGGATTCTCTCAGGAAAGCTCTCGACTCTCTCACGGCTCTTCAGTACGACAACAAGAGGAAGCTGATCTGCGTCATTTGCGACGGTGTCATTGTCGGTGAAGGCAACGACCGGCCCACCCCCAAGATCGTCTTGGATATTCTCGGTGTCGACCCCAAGACAGATCCTCCCGCCCTGCCTTTCAAGTCCGTCGGTGCGGGCAGCGAACAGCTCAACTATGGCAAGGTCTACTCTGGTCTCTACGAGTACGAAGGCAACGTGGTCCCCTATCTTGTGGTTGTCAAGGTTGGCAAGCCCTCTGAGCAGGACAAGACCAAGCCCGGTAATCGTGGCAAGCGCGACTCGCAGATTCTGCTGATGAGCTTCCTCAACCGTGTTCACCACCGCGCCCCTATGAGCCCGCTCGAGTTGGAGATGTTCCACCAGATCAACAATGTTATCGGTGTGGACCCTGAGTTGTACGAGTATCTCTTCATGGTTGATGCCGATACCTGCGTCCGGGAAGACTCTCTGAACCGTCTTGTTGCCGCTTGTGCCAATGACGCCAAGATTGCTGGTATCTGCGGTGAGACGAGCTTGCAGAATGAGGAGCGTTCGTGGTGGACTATGATTCAGGTTTATGAGTACTACATCTCTCATCATCTCGCCAAGGCTTTCGAGTCTCTCTTCGGCAGCGTTACCTGTCTGCCGGGCTG CTTCACCATGTACCGTCTTCGCACCGCTGACCGTGGCAAGCCCTTGATCATTTCCGACGAGGTCATCCGCGACTACAGTGACTGCCACGTCGACACCCTGCACAAGAAGAATCTGCTCTCTCTCGGTGAGGATCGTTACCTCACCACACTCATGACCAGATATTTCCCCTACATGTCCTACAAGTTCATCCCCGACGCCTACTGCCAAACCGCAGCCCCCGACAAGTGGTCCGTTCTCCTGTCTCAGCGTCGTCGTTGGATCAACTCGACCATCCACAACCTGGTCGAGCTGATGTTCCTCCCCGAGATGTGCGGCTTCTGTTTCTTCTCCATGCGcttcgtcgtcttcatcgATCTCACCGGtaccatcatcctccccgccaccTGCGTCTACCTCGGCTGGCTTTTGTACACGGTCATCTCCGGCACCGGCCAGTTCCCCTTgatctccatcatcatgttGGCAGCCGTGTACGgcctccaagccctgattTTCATCCTCAAGCGTCAATGGCAGCACGTAGGCTGGATGATCATTTACATCCTCGCCTTCCCAATCTACTCCTTCATCCTCCCAATCTACTCCTTCTGGAACCAAGACAACTTCACCTGGGGCAACACCCGCATCGTCATTGGGGAATCGGGCAAAAAGCAAGTCGTCgccgtcgacgacgagggcTTTGACCCTCgctccatccccctccaacggTGGGACGACTACGCGACCATGAACGGCCTCCCAGGCCGCCGCGGCTACAACGGGGAGAAGGTCATGGACGAGAACATGAACGTCTTCAACGAGCAATACGAAATGGACGACATGAAGTCAGTCTATTCCTCCATCCGCCAGCCCTCCGTCCTGACTGGTCTCCCCGGTCGCGGTGCGGGCGCTTACATGCCCCCCACCCCGAGCACGCCTTTCACTCCCGGCGGCCCAATGACCCGCACCAGCACCTTTGCCGGCGCAACCCCTTACTCTGACAACCCCCTCGCCCACCGGCAGTCGATGCTATCAATGGGCACCGCGGCAGAAATGCAACGCAGAcactccaactccccctATCAAGACTACCCCGGCTCTCGCCCCAGCATGACCAACCTCCGCACTATGACAGGAACCCCGCCAATAGGCGGCGGTGGTAACCTCGCCGTCCCGGGGGGTCTCGCGGGCAATAGGATGTCCACTGGCACTATGCTCTCTGGCGGGCCAAGCAGACTGGGCATGCACTCGGACCTCGGGCACGCCTCCACCGGGTCCTTTGACTTCCAGCGTGGCTTGGGTCAGGGCCCAGACGAGCAGGCGATTGTGGAGGCTATCCGGAgtgtgatgagggaggtggacTTGGACAATGTGACCAAGAAGCAGGTAAGGGCGTTGGTCGAGCAGAGGCTGCAGTGCGAGATTACAGGGGTGAAGAGGACGTTTATGGATAAGGAGATTGATAATGAGTTGGCTGCTATGTAA